The region CCTGATGCGGTGATATATATCAGTGGTGTGATGATTAGGCTGAATAGGCTGGAGTATTCTGGTGTGGCTTCTAGACCACCGATGTAATGTTGATTTGATGCCTTGTAAACAACTCCATTTTCATAATAAAAATGGGACCGTGTGGCCCCTTCAATCAAAAAAAAAAACTTCACTTTTTCTTTTGTCGAGGAACACTTTCACAAGCTCTTACCGCTTTGGACTGTGCCAAGTTCGCCTGTCGCAGTGTCCCCTGCGTTGACGCCTTTGACAAACAGGTGCACGCTCCCAAGGCTTGTCCTGTTGCCTCCCTATAGCTAGCtcgcctcctatatatacacagcaAAGCCCTGTTCCTACAGCCACCACCAGCTCAACTGCCTCAACACCAACTGCAAGGAACAACAGCAGAGCCATCCGAGCAACCATGATGAAGCTGAGGTGCCCCAACCCCAAGAGGCTCTTCAGGAGGAGCTCCTCCAAGATCAGCAGGTCTAGTAgcagctgcagcagcagcagcggcgacaaCGGCAGCGACGCCGGAGGCATTcggggtggcggcggcagcggggagATCGAGTGGGAGGTGCGGCCGGGGGGCATGCTGGTGCAGAGGAGGGACGGAAGGGGGGACGTCGAGATCATCACCGTCAGGGTAGCCACCGGCTACTCCTGGCACGAGGTCTCCATTGGAGCCACCTGCACTTTTGGTGAGTATTCCTGTTCTTGCAAAGCTAATTTACAAAAGTTGATTTGATTTGTTTCGAGAATAGTATACGGACATGACTAGATAGTGCGTGATTGGTAGTAGAATGCATGTGTAATGTGTTGTTCTGCGAAAGTGGTTCATCCGACCATGATTCTTTTTGATTGGAGCTTCTCTCATGTGCTAAGCAGTAAGCCCATCTTTATGTGCCAAAGTTGAATGAATATTCCCCAAGCTCTTTAAGCACGACAAAAGCTTGAGGAGTGATCGTGGGAGTGGCATCCATGCACactgtttaagcatttctgcaagaACAACTAGACAGGTTTAAGCATTTTGAAAAGGgagaagtatatttttcgtccctcaactctttCGAAAGTATAGAAATGGTCCCTCAACTTCAAAACCAGCAAAATATAGTCCCTTAATTTTTAAAACCAGATAAGGTTAGTCCCTCACGTTAGTTAGGGTGGTTTTCTGGTGACATGGGGTGGTTTTTAACTCCGACAAGTGCACGGAAGGTGCTCGGTATAATGCTCATTAAGCGGCAGTGTGCTATAGCTACCACCCAGTGCACCGACACCGAGCAAACTCCCACCACGCACCGTGTGCTACAACTGTAGAGTCTATGGCATGTCGCACTTTGACATCAGCAACGTTATCGCGTAGGCGGCATGCCGAGACGAGCTAACGAGATCCTGCTGTCGCTGGCCACATTGGCAATGGCCAGTCCCAACGTGCGCCGGCCGAG is a window of Triticum dicoccoides isolate Atlit2015 ecotype Zavitan chromosome 2B, WEW_v2.0, whole genome shotgun sequence DNA encoding:
- the LOC119367963 gene encoding BAG family molecular chaperone regulator 1-like; translation: MMKLRCPNPKRLFRRSSSKISRSSSSCSSSSGDNGSDAGGIRGGGGSGEIEWEVRPGGMLVQRRDGRGDVEIITVRVATGYSWHEVSIGATCTFGELKVVVSMVTGLEPREQRLLFRGKEREDSDHLHMVGVRDKDKVLLLEDPALKDIKLRAALAAQGVQSPYQTFIKV